CCCAATCCATCTTAGGACCGTGACATCATCGTTACCCTCAAGGACAGCTCCTTGTCAAGGTGACGCTCCAGCCCATCAGATGCGATGGGAGGAGCCGTCTTCACCACAGCGATCACCGGTGTCTTCTCGGCCGACCGCGAGCAGCACACAGCGTCAGCGGCCTCCTCGATGCTAGGGCCGCCGACTCATCACCGTAGGACCATGCAACAGCTCCTGAGTTGTGGAACGACTGGGCAATCAGCCCTGCGTAGCGCCCCAATAGCTACTCATAGTGGAAACTGTAGGAGACAACTCCCGTCATTGTCGTAAAACATGAGTTCATCACCTATTCTTCGAACAGTGATCGCACCAACGATCTGATGGGCCCTCCGCTGGCCGACCGCGACCTCACGGATCGCTTCAAGGTGCGCACCATCGAGCCTGAGCCCCAAGCCTTTCGAAAGCAACCCATTGAGTTGGTGGCGCGCGAGTATCGGAGGGAGCTCCTCCAAGCGCCAGGGCACCTCATCTAAGAGCACCTCCACGGCCGCTGCGTACTCCTGAGAACGCAGGGCTGTGCGCGCGAGAATAGGAATCACATCACGCTGGACGATAGCCGCTGCCAACGGTAGAAGCTCGCTCCGTACACGATTGCGAACAAAACGCGGATCGACGTTGCTGGGATCATCAAAGGACCATATGCCAGCCGCATCACAGAGAAGATGGAGCTCGGTGCGGCGTAGACGAAGGATGGGGTGTCTACGTCCCGGCTGCATGCCGCCAACTCCTACCAGACCCGCACCTCGCAACAGATTGGCGAGCACCGTTTCCGCTTGATCGTCCATGGTGTGGGCAGTCGCGGCATCTCCGAGTTTCATGAGTCGCGCTTGCCGTGCTCGATCCTCGAGGTTACCACCCGTCTCCAGGACAACGCGGTACTCCAGGACGCCAATGCCGTACGGTCCCAAGGCGTCCGCAATCATGGCTCCCTCGACGTTTGAGCCAGTACGAAGACCATGGTCAACGTGGATCCCGATGACCTGTTGATGGTTTGCCCACGCAAGGAGGGCAAGACCCATCGAGTCACGCCCGCCAGAGATCCCAACCCGTACCGGTTCCTGCCCCCACAGATCGAGATCCGAACGCGCGATCAGTTCCCGAAGCGAGACACCACGACGACTAAGTTCTCCTGCTATGGCCTCTCGACGCGCACTCGGCATGGGAGTCAATTTATCCTGGATCGCCGACGGGAGGTGGCGCCTAGGCTCTTCGGACCGATGGCGTCCTTTGTGACATGCGACGAAGCCAACAAGCTGGATCCGTCAGCTCGTCAGCTGTTGGCAGGCCATCTGGCGTATTAAAGACGCGCTGAGGTGCGCGTTCATCGGCCTCGGCGATCGCCTGAAAAAACTGCAGCCCCACGGAGTACTGGCGGCGCTTCGATGCAATCCCAGAGAACTGGGCGACGATTTTGCCTAGACCGGCGGCCTGCCTTCGTTCGTCGATCACGTCCTCAAACGCATCCCGATGAGGGATCACCTCCGTTGATACCTGGCGCATCACCCACTCGGCATGTCCTTCGGCGACCGTCATCATGGTGGTCGCCTCCTTCGCCACTGCCCGAAGTCGTTCTGGCAGAAAGAGGGTGGCCACGTCAATCGGCTCACCCGAGCCAAGACCGCGTAATCTCGCCAAAACCTCACCGACCAGATCGATCGGAGAGATCGTCGAGGCCCTAAAGAGCTGCCCCATCAATTCGAGAAGACGTTCGCGGAACCAAGGAACTCCATGGAACTGCGCCCGATGGGTGAGTTCATGCACGAGGACCCACAACGCAACCTCATCGGCGTCTAACTGCGCGTGCGCCGCAAAACGGTTGATGTTCTCATCGACCATCCACACGGCAGGTGAGCCGACAGCGAAGGCCGGATCGTACTGTCCGAGCACCTTAGAAGCGAAGCCCCCCAACAGGGCACCGAGTGCCACCGCGTTCAGTTCAGCCATGCCGATAGAGCTCAAACGCGATGGTGGGGTCAACCGCTCGATCAGTCCGGCGTAGGAGTTGATATTACGCTCTGCCCAACCCTCACGATCGACCCCCTCGATAGTGAGGGTGCCAAGATCAAGCTCGAGACCCGTCAGCTCATGGACGACACGACTCGCCGTGGCTGCGAGCCTCTGATAATCACGATCAGTGTGCCCGGCTGACTGGTGAATGAGGAGTTTTGCTGTCGTACTAGCAATACGACGGGCGACGACTTCAGCCACACCACACCTCCTAGCGTTAGCCTAGGCGATCTTTTTGCGCCCACGTGTTCGTGGGACAACAAGAGGTTCGTGGAGATAACAGTATTTACCCTTGTTGTAGATTGAGAGCGCGGTCCCGCACCCAGGTTCTTTGCACACTCGGCCCTTATCAAAGGTCCGAGCGGGCCGACCTGTTCCAGACGTGTCTGGAACGTTCACTATTTGATCCCCTCCGTAAGGCATACAACCTATAACGGATCAAAGATTGGAACTATTCCGAACTTCCATTCGGAGCGAGGCGGTCCTCCTCCTCGATCAACAACGCGAGCTTGTGCATAAGACTCGGGGGCACCTGCTCCTTGGAGTGCGAGACGATCACTGCTCGCAGCTCAGCTTCGAACTCGAAGGCCTCCAGACATGATCCACAGTGATCGAGGTGTTCACGCACCCGTTCACGCCGATCGTCAGTGAGCTCGCTATCGAGAAACTCATAGAGCTGCGCAATCACCTTCCGGCACTCTTCCGGCTCGTCATCACTATCGACTGTTCTCAAAGCATCCATATCCTCGATGATCCTTATGACCGGCTACCCTCTTCGAGATTACCACTTACCGCGGCTTTCCGAAGTTCCAACTCCAATAACGCTCGTTGCATCGCTCTTCTTCCCCGATGTAGCCGACTCATCACCGTTCCCAGCGGTACCTCCATGATCTCAGCGATCTCCTTATAGGAGAATCCTTCAATATCGGAGAGCACAACGGCCAGTCGAAACTGATCAGGCAACGAGTCGATCGCCGCCTTCACATCGGTATCGGTGATCCGATCAAGCACCTCTTCCTCAGCGCTGCGACCAGCCTGCACCGCCTCGAGACCGCCAAGACGACGGTAGAGATAGAGGTCTTCGACGTCCTCGAGGTTGCTCTCATCCGGGCGACGTTTCTTGGCACGATAGATATTGATGTATGTGTTGGTAAGGATACGATAGAGCCAGGCCTTCAGGTTCGTACCCTCTTGGAAGGAACCATAACCCCGATAGGCCTTCAGGAAGGTCTCCTGCACCAAGTCTTCGGCGTCGGCCGCGTTATGGGTCATGCGGAAGGCGGCCGAGTAGAGATTTTCAGCGTACTGCATCGCATCGGAGGAGAAGTTCTTTTTATCCGCCACTCATTATCCAATCATTCGAAGAAATCTGTTGCGTCGAACCGCAACGCCGGCACCGGTGACCCATCCTCGTTGGTCAGATCATTCAATGACCGGCCCCTGACGCAGAGCCCGAGAGGGGATTCGAACCCCTGACCTGCTCATTACGAGTGAGCTGCTCTACCGACTGAGCTACCCGGGCCTAACGTTTGTCTGGGAGTAGCTTAGCTAACCGGAGCGCAGAATCAGCTCAGCCAAGACGACCTGAATGGGAAGATGCAGTTTCAGCGACGTTGAGGCGCGGGCCGCACGACGAAGCCAATCGCCGCTGTCGGCGTGGGAGGCGACAAGAATTTCAAGGCCACATTGAATGATCTCCTCTGACGCCGAAACACTACCGAGATCCTCTGGCGTTAACCGATGGACCAGCTCCATGCACCACCGAGCATCGTCTCGGATCAGACCAGGGAGTTCCTCATACGTGGACAGATATCGCTCTGCATCAGTCAGCCGCGCAAAGAGTTCCACCCTGTCGAGACGGCGCCGTGTCCATCTGATCAGCAACTCACTGGGCTCAAGCTTGTACTCTCGAAAACGGTCCCAGACCTCACTATCGCTTGGCGCTTCGAGTTCGACCGTGAGACAGCGCGACGCCACCGGGGCGAGCTCCGCACCGATCAATGCCGCTGATAGCAGCCATTTCGTGGCGGTAGGAGGCTCCTCAAGCGCCTTCAAGATCACCGGGAACGTCAAACGCAGCGTATCGATATCAGGGATGACAACCACGCGGTATCGTGCTTGTGCAGGAGCGAGGCTCGCGAATCGAACGATCCGCCGCAACTCCTCAACAGGAACCGACTTATGTTGCTCACCTTGTGCCCAGAGGACGTCGGGATGTTCTCCGTCAGCTACCGCACGGCACGACGGGCACTGGCCACACCCTCCGCAGGTGCCGACTAGCGCCTGAGCAATGGCGCCCAACAGCTCGTCAGCGCCACAACCTCGGGGTCCTTTCAGGAGATAACTTGAGGAGTCAGCCGCCAGGGCCTGCGTGATGCGGTCGACCGTCGTGGGTCGATACGCACGGAAGGCAGCAAGTGTCCTCACCCAATACCCTCCTGTGCAAGCACCCCGACAAGACGCTCGGTAACCGACTCGGGCGAACCATCACCACTGAGGAGCACCCACCCAAAGCGACGGGCAAGAATCTGATAGCGCACGCGGCGCTCGTGCCAGCCGTCAAGTCCAGAGAACTCAAAGCGATCAAGGGTGTCGAGTGCCCCCAGTGGTGCGGCACAGTCGAGAATGATGGTGATCTCTGGCCGTCGAAAGACCGGCAGACTCGTAAGCTGGAGGACTACCTCCTCACCCAGCTGAGCGCCTTGGTAGACAAGCGTAGAGGGGGTATAACGGTCAAGGATGACGAGTTCACCACGGCGTAGGGCGGGCTCAATCACTTCGTTGAGATGGCGCGCTCGCCCCGCAAGAAAGAGAAAGAGCTCGGTCCACCCGTCAACTGACTCCCCAAGGAGCATGGTTCGGATCGTCTCTCCCAACGCATCCCCTCCAGGTTCGCGCGAGACACAAACCGACCGCTTGCGCTGTCGGAACCATTGAGCCAGCCGCTCTACCTGGGTTGACTTACCGACGTGGTCGGGTCCCTCCAACACCACCAGGGCACCGCCTTGACGATCATCCACGATCGTTATTGAGCTTAGCCTTGCGTTCATTGAGCAGGTCGAGCGCCTGTTCGAGCGTTACCTCAGTCGGCTCCATTCCTCGCGGAAGCGAGGCGTTGACCTTCCCATCGGTGACATAGGGACCAAAGCGACCGGAGCGTAGCACCACCTTTGCCTCTCCTTCGGGGTCGACACCAAGCTCAACTGAACTGGCACGACGAGCGCCACGTCGCTTTGGTTCCTTGAACTTGGCCAGTGCTTCGTCAAGATCAATAGTGAAGATCTCCTCCGGTTTATCGAGTGAGCGCGTCTCGCGTCCACGCGTCAGGTACGGACCGAACCTGCCATTCTGGGCAAAGATCTCCTGGCCCACCTCTGGATCGATGCCAACCATGCGAGGAAGCGATAGCAGCGAACGTGCCTCATCAAGGGTGACCGACTCCACGGTCATCGACGGGAACAAGGACGCACGTTTGAGCTCCTTGCTATCGCCTTCACCAAGCTGGACATAGCCTCCATAGCGCCCAAGCCGGGCAAAGACTGGAGTCCCATCGACCTCGCCGAGCGGGCGCTCCTTGACCTGGGAGGAGGACAGGAGCGCCAGAGCACTCTCCATCGTCAGCTCATCGGGCGTCACCGTATCCGGCAGACTCGCCGTCTGATCATCGAGCTGCACGTAGGGGCCATAGCGCCCAACTCGTACAACGACCTCGCGTCCATCGTCAGTGAGGCCAATCGGGATTGTATTGACCATACGCGCATCGATCTCGCCGAGGCGGACCAGCACTTCCTCCTTCAACCCATCGTTGTCATCGCCAAAGTAGAAGTGACGAAGATAAGGAATAGCTTCGCGTTCGCCAGAGGC
This sequence is a window from Ferrimicrobium sp.. Protein-coding genes within it:
- the tilS gene encoding tRNA lysidine(34) synthetase TilS, with protein sequence MPSARREAIAGELSRRGVSLRELIARSDLDLWGQEPVRVGISGGRDSMGLALLAWANHQQVIGIHVDHGLRTGSNVEGAMIADALGPYGIGVLEYRVVLETGGNLEDRARQARLMKLGDAATAHTMDDQAETVLANLLRGAGLVGVGGMQPGRRHPILRLRRTELHLLCDAAGIWSFDDPSNVDPRFVRNRVRSELLPLAAAIVQRDVIPILARTALRSQEYAAAVEVLLDEVPWRLEELPPILARHQLNGLLSKGLGLRLDGAHLEAIREVAVGQRRAHQIVGAITVRRIGDELMFYDNDGSCLLQFPL
- a CDS encoding zinc-dependent metalloprotease — encoded protein: MAEVVARRIASTTAKLLIHQSAGHTDRDYQRLAATASRVVHELTGLELDLGTLTIEGVDREGWAERNINSYAGLIERLTPPSRLSSIGMAELNAVALGALLGGFASKVLGQYDPAFAVGSPAVWMVDENINRFAAHAQLDADEVALWVLVHELTHRAQFHGVPWFRERLLELMGQLFRASTISPIDLVGEVLARLRGLGSGEPIDVATLFLPERLRAVAKEATTMMTVAEGHAEWVMRQVSTEVIPHRDAFEDVIDERRQAAGLGKIVAQFSGIASKRRQYSVGLQFFQAIAEADERAPQRVFNTPDGLPTADELTDPACWLRRMSQRTPSVRRA
- the rsrA gene encoding mycothiol system anti-sigma-R factor, coding for MRTVDSDDEPEECRKVIAQLYEFLDSELTDDRRERVREHLDHCGSCLEAFEFEAELRAVIVSHSKEQVPPSLMHKLALLIEEEDRLAPNGSSE
- a CDS encoding sigma-70 family RNA polymerase sigma factor, with amino-acid sequence MADKKNFSSDAMQYAENLYSAAFRMTHNAADAEDLVQETFLKAYRGYGSFQEGTNLKAWLYRILTNTYINIYRAKKRRPDESNLEDVEDLYLYRRLGGLEAVQAGRSAEEEVLDRITDTDVKAAIDSLPDQFRLAVVLSDIEGFSYKEIAEIMEVPLGTVMSRLHRGRRAMQRALLELELRKAAVSGNLEEGSRS
- the tmk gene encoding dTMP kinase, producing the protein MDDRQGGALVVLEGPDHVGKSTQVERLAQWFRQRKRSVCVSREPGGDALGETIRTMLLGESVDGWTELFLFLAGRARHLNEVIEPALRRGELVILDRYTPSTLVYQGAQLGEEVVLQLTSLPVFRRPEITIILDCAAPLGALDTLDRFEFSGLDGWHERRVRYQILARRFGWVLLSGDGSPESVTERLVGVLAQEGIG